From Calditrichota bacterium, one genomic window encodes:
- a CDS encoding helix-turn-helix transcriptional regulator has product MMTNHFNLTVFIEFTKLGKPGLSYHKPKIFFNSGAILVHFYRIYNMTKPGKISKDEYALKRIKRANDYRSLMESNNWNQAELARHLGVSKAWVTNVLKNK; this is encoded by the coding sequence ATGATGACGAACCACTTCAATCTTACTGTTTTTATTGAGTTTACAAAACTTGGTAAACCTGGATTATCTTATCATAAACCCAAAATATTCTTCAATTCTGGTGCCATTCTTGTCCACTTTTACCGTATTTATAACATGACTAAACCAGGTAAAATAAGTAAAGATGAATATGCTTTAAAAAGGATAAAACGAGCCAACGATTATAGATCATTAATGGAGAGTAATAACTGGAATCAGGCTGAATTAGCTCGACATCTCGGAGTGTCCAAAGCTTGGGTAACTAACGTACTAAAAAATAAATAG